The Streptomyces camelliae genome window below encodes:
- a CDS encoding sporulation protein translates to MAFKKLLASLGAGGASVETVLTEVNVVPGGVVQGEVRIQGGSVNQDIEGLSVGLQAKVEVESGDQEYKQDIEFTKVRLGGAFELQAGAVHAVPFGLEIPWETPVTMIDGQALRGMHIGVTTELAIARAVDSSDLDPINVHPLPAQKAILDAFIQLGFRFKNADMERGHIRGTRQSLPFYQEIEFHPPAQYRGLNQVELSFVADAYAMDVVLEMDKKPGLFSEGSDTYRSFQVGLNDWQGTDWAAYLNQWLSEVGSKRNWF, encoded by the coding sequence ATGGCGTTCAAGAAGCTGCTCGCGAGCCTGGGGGCCGGCGGGGCCTCGGTCGAGACCGTGCTGACCGAGGTGAACGTGGTGCCGGGTGGCGTCGTCCAGGGTGAGGTGCGGATCCAGGGCGGGTCCGTGAACCAGGACATCGAGGGGCTGTCGGTCGGGCTCCAGGCCAAGGTCGAGGTGGAGAGCGGCGACCAGGAGTACAAGCAGGACATCGAGTTCACGAAGGTGCGGCTCGGTGGTGCCTTCGAGCTGCAGGCGGGCGCGGTGCACGCGGTGCCGTTCGGGCTGGAGATTCCCTGGGAGACGCCGGTCACGATGATCGACGGGCAGGCGCTGCGCGGGATGCACATCGGGGTGACGACCGAGCTGGCCATCGCGCGGGCTGTGGACTCCTCCGATCTCGACCCCATCAATGTGCATCCGCTGCCGGCGCAGAAGGCGATCCTGGACGCCTTCATCCAGCTGGGCTTCCGCTTCAAGAACGCGGACATGGAGCGCGGTCACATCCGGGGGACACGGCAGTCGCTGCCCTTCTACCAGGAGATCGAGTTCCACCCGCCGGCGCAGTACCGGGGGCTGAACCAGGTCGAGCTGAGCTTCGTTGCCGACGCGTACGCGATGGACGTCGTCCTTGAAATGGACAAGAAGCCGGGTCTGTTCAGCGAGGGTTCGGACACCTACCGGTCCTTCCAGGTCGGGCTGAACGACTGGCAGGGGACCGACTGGGCGGCTTATCTGAACCAGTGGCTGTCCGAGGTCGGCAGCAAGCGCAACTGGTTCTAG
- a CDS encoding DNA-3-methyladenine glycosylase, translated as MIAPPDRTPLPREFFDRPVLEVAPDLLGRILVRTTSEGPIAVRLTEVEAYDGPNDPGSHAYRGRTARNEVMFGPPGYVYVYFTYGMWHCMNLVCGPEGRASAVLLRAGEVVEGADLARKRRLSARNDKELAKGPARLATALGVDRALNGTDACASGETPLRMLTGTKIPAHQVRSGARTGVAGEGGNGDVHPWRYWVADDPTVSPYRAHVPRRRRS; from the coding sequence ATGATCGCGCCCCCGGACCGTACGCCTCTGCCCAGAGAGTTCTTCGACCGCCCGGTCCTCGAAGTGGCCCCCGACCTCCTCGGCCGCATCCTGGTCCGTACGACCTCCGAGGGCCCCATCGCCGTCCGCCTCACGGAGGTCGAGGCGTACGACGGCCCGAACGACCCCGGCTCCCACGCCTACCGCGGCCGCACCGCCCGCAACGAGGTGATGTTCGGGCCGCCCGGCTACGTGTACGTCTACTTCACCTACGGCATGTGGCACTGCATGAACCTCGTCTGCGGTCCCGAAGGCCGCGCGAGCGCCGTCCTGCTCCGCGCCGGCGAGGTGGTCGAGGGCGCGGACCTGGCCCGTAAACGTCGACTTTCGGCCCGCAACGACAAGGAACTCGCCAAAGGACCGGCTCGCCTGGCCACCGCCCTGGGGGTCGACCGTGCCCTGAACGGCACGGACGCCTGCGCCTCCGGCGAGACACCCTTGCGGATGCTGACCGGCACGAAGATCCCCGCTCACCAGGTACGGAGCGGTGCCCGCACCGGAGTCGCCGGCGAAGGCGGCAACGGCGATGTCCATCCGTGGCGTTACTGGGTTGCCGACGATCCGACGGTGAGCCCCTATCGGGCCCATGTACCGAGGCGGCGCCGAAGTTGA